One window from the genome of Catenulispora sp. MAP5-51 encodes:
- the hrcA gene encoding heat-inducible transcriptional repressor HrcA, with amino-acid sequence MTTESRLDERKLDVLRAIVQDYVATREPVGSKALVERHNIGVSPATIRNEMAALEDEGYIHQPHTSAGRVPTDKGYRLFVDRLSQVKPLSGAEKRAIHSFLDGAVDLDDVVARTVRLLAQITQQVAVVQYPSLSRSAVRHVELVPLTPARIMLVLITDTGRVEQRIVDCGAPVPESTVADVRARLNAEVGARRLNDVPTLLADFAERFGEEDRDWVGVVIATLLDAVVEQREERIVMSGTANLARFRHDFPDTVYPVLEALEEQVVLLRLFGEAQSGLTVRIGHENAHEGLIGTSVVSTGYGRGERDVVAHLGVLGPTRMDYPGTMGAVTAVAAYVGRILAET; translated from the coding sequence GTGACGACCGAGAGCAGGCTCGACGAGCGCAAGCTCGACGTGCTCCGCGCCATCGTGCAGGACTACGTCGCCACCAGGGAGCCGGTGGGCTCCAAGGCCCTGGTCGAGCGGCACAACATCGGCGTGTCGCCGGCGACGATACGCAACGAGATGGCCGCCCTGGAGGACGAGGGCTACATCCACCAGCCGCACACCAGCGCCGGCCGGGTCCCCACCGACAAGGGCTACCGACTGTTCGTGGACCGGCTCTCGCAGGTCAAGCCGCTGTCCGGGGCCGAGAAGCGGGCCATCCACTCCTTCCTGGACGGCGCGGTCGACCTCGACGACGTGGTGGCGCGCACCGTGCGGCTGCTGGCCCAGATAACGCAGCAGGTCGCGGTGGTCCAGTACCCCTCGCTGAGCCGCTCGGCGGTGCGGCACGTGGAGCTGGTGCCGCTGACCCCGGCCCGGATCATGCTGGTGCTGATCACCGACACCGGCCGGGTGGAGCAGCGGATCGTGGACTGCGGCGCCCCGGTTCCGGAGTCCACCGTGGCCGACGTGCGGGCCCGGCTGAACGCCGAGGTCGGCGCCCGGCGCCTGAACGACGTGCCGACGCTGCTGGCCGACTTCGCCGAGCGCTTCGGCGAGGAGGACCGCGACTGGGTCGGAGTGGTGATCGCCACGCTGCTGGACGCGGTGGTCGAGCAGCGCGAGGAGCGGATAGTGATGTCCGGCACCGCCAACCTGGCGCGCTTCCGCCATGATTTCCCCGACACGGTTTACCCGGTGCTGGAGGCCTTGGAGGAACAAGTCGTGCTCCTGCGCTTGTTCGGAGAGGCACAGTCCGGTCTCACCGTGCGGATCGGACACGAGAACGCGCACGAGGGCCTGATCGGCACGTCAGTGGTGAGCACCGGGTATGGACGGGGCGAGCGGGACGTGGTCGCCCACCTGGGCGTGCTCGGGCCCACACGGATGGATTACCCCGGCACGATGGGCGCGGTCACCGCCGTGGCCGCGTATGTGGGGCGCATACTGGCTGAGACCTAA
- a CDS encoding DUF3097 domain-containing protein yields the protein MSGLAPARRRPVSTEVEAVRDLVVEDVETGFCGAVIQIEKTPGGPTVTLEDRLGKHRVFPLGPGFWIDGRPVTLVAPQASQGPATPRRTASGSIAVPGARARVARAGRIYVEGRHDAELVEKVWGDDLRVEGVVVEYLEGADDLAAIVDAFRPGPDARLGVLVDHLVPGTKEARIVESAMRSPYAEYLLVVGHPYIDVWEAVKPAAVGIQAWPRVPHGRPWKEGVCEALGWPVNTPAAWKRILRSVRDFRDLEPQLLGRVEELIDFVTGV from the coding sequence CTGTCCGGCCTCGCCCCGGCCCGGCGCCGGCCGGTCTCCACGGAGGTGGAGGCGGTCCGCGACCTCGTCGTGGAGGACGTCGAGACCGGCTTCTGCGGCGCGGTGATCCAGATCGAGAAGACGCCCGGCGGCCCCACGGTCACGCTCGAGGACCGCCTCGGCAAGCACCGGGTCTTCCCGCTGGGCCCCGGGTTCTGGATCGACGGCCGCCCGGTCACCCTGGTCGCCCCGCAGGCGTCCCAGGGCCCTGCGACGCCGCGGCGGACCGCCTCGGGCTCCATCGCGGTGCCCGGCGCGCGGGCCCGCGTGGCCCGGGCCGGCCGCATCTACGTCGAGGGCCGGCACGACGCCGAACTCGTCGAGAAGGTCTGGGGCGACGACCTCCGGGTGGAGGGCGTGGTCGTGGAATACCTGGAAGGCGCCGACGATCTGGCGGCGATCGTCGACGCCTTCCGCCCCGGCCCTGACGCGCGCCTGGGTGTGCTCGTGGACCATCTGGTGCCGGGCACGAAGGAGGCGCGCATCGTGGAGTCGGCCATGCGCTCCCCGTACGCCGAGTACCTGCTGGTGGTCGGGCACCCGTACATCGACGTCTGGGAGGCGGTCAAACCCGCCGCCGTGGGCATCCAGGCCTGGCCCCGGGTCCCGCACGGCCGCCCCTGGAAGGAAGGGGTCTGCGAAGCCCTGGGCTGGCCGGTGAACACCCCGGCGGCCTGGAAGCGGATCCTGCGCTCGGTGCGCGATTTCCGGGACCTGGAGCCGCAGCTGCTGGGCCGGGTCGAGGAACTGATCGACTTTGTGACAGGAGTCTGA
- a CDS encoding GntR family transcriptional regulator, translating into MRVVLSNSSQVPLYEQIKEQIGAAILGGGLEEGAALPSVRALARDLRISVITTTRAYTELAAEGFIATVPGKGAFVQPLDRGLIREQRVRQVEAGLQAALDAAGPAGLSRDDLVEILDTLIRAEQQEPAS; encoded by the coding sequence ATGCGAGTCGTCTTGTCGAACAGCTCCCAAGTGCCGCTCTACGAGCAGATCAAGGAACAGATCGGGGCGGCGATCCTGGGCGGCGGCCTCGAGGAGGGCGCGGCCCTGCCGTCGGTCCGGGCGCTGGCACGCGACCTGCGGATCAGCGTCATCACCACCACGCGCGCCTACACCGAGCTGGCCGCCGAGGGGTTCATCGCGACCGTGCCCGGCAAGGGCGCCTTCGTCCAGCCGCTGGACCGCGGGCTGATCCGCGAGCAGCGGGTCCGGCAGGTGGAGGCCGGGCTCCAGGCGGCGCTCGACGCCGCCGGCCCGGCCGGGCTGAGCCGCGACGACCTCGTGGAGATCCTCGACACGCTGATCCGGGCCGAGCAGCAGGAACCCGCTTCCTGA
- a CDS encoding 16S rRNA (uracil(1498)-N(3))-methyltransferase — translation MSTAPVFFWQDTETAGRGARVRLDGPEGRHAALVRRLAAGERVDLASGQGVVAECVVAVAHKDWLELDVRDVVRTPAPEPRITVVQALPKGDRGETAVETMTEIGVDAVVPWAASRSIVQWKGERGEKALNKWRATAREAAKQSRRAWWPEVTALHSTAEVAKLLADADQALVLHEDAETPLAGLDVARTGSVVLVIGPEGSISRQELAAFEAAGAQVYKMGPTVLRTSTAGTAAATVVLAKSGRWG, via the coding sequence GTGAGCACCGCACCGGTCTTCTTCTGGCAGGACACTGAGACGGCCGGCCGCGGTGCTCGTGTGCGTCTGGACGGTCCGGAGGGCCGCCACGCGGCCCTGGTGCGCCGGCTCGCCGCCGGGGAGCGCGTGGACCTGGCGAGCGGCCAGGGCGTGGTCGCCGAGTGCGTGGTGGCGGTGGCGCACAAGGACTGGCTGGAGCTGGACGTCCGGGACGTGGTGCGCACCCCGGCCCCGGAGCCCCGGATCACCGTGGTCCAGGCGCTGCCCAAGGGCGACCGCGGCGAGACCGCGGTCGAGACCATGACCGAGATCGGCGTCGACGCCGTGGTCCCGTGGGCGGCCAGCCGGTCGATCGTGCAGTGGAAGGGCGAGCGCGGCGAGAAGGCGCTGAACAAGTGGCGGGCGACCGCCCGGGAGGCCGCGAAGCAGTCCCGCCGCGCCTGGTGGCCGGAGGTGACGGCGCTGCACTCGACCGCCGAGGTCGCCAAGCTGCTCGCGGACGCTGACCAGGCCCTGGTGCTGCATGAGGACGCTGAGACGCCGCTGGCGGGCCTGGACGTGGCCCGCACCGGCTCGGTGGTCCTGGTGATCGGCCCGGAGGGCTCCATCTCGCGCCAGGAGCTGGCGGCCTTCGAGGCGGCCGGCGCGCAGGTCTACAAGATGGGCCCGACGGTGCTGCGGACCTCGACGGCCGGGACCGCCGCGGCCACGGTGGTGCTGGCGAAGTCGGGGCGGTGGGGTTAG
- a CDS encoding MOSC domain-containing protein yields the protein MTTVRPQARDGLLISVNVGLPRDVELNGEVRQTAIFKDPVPGRVKIVDHHVDGDRQADQVNHAGVHKAVYAYSREDLDFWAAELGREIEDGFVGENLTVTGYDVSHAVVGERWRVGGVELEVAQPRIPCWKLGVRAGDQSMTRRFELALRPGAYLRVVAEGDVGAGDRLEVLSRPAHGFTVADGSRIFHRDRAEAARLLEVAELAPPLKQWARKRLGIPEDGAGGGSESEA from the coding sequence ATGACCACTGTGCGCCCGCAAGCCCGCGACGGCCTGCTGATCAGTGTGAACGTGGGCCTGCCCCGCGATGTCGAGCTGAACGGCGAGGTCCGGCAGACCGCGATCTTCAAGGATCCGGTGCCCGGACGGGTGAAGATCGTCGACCACCACGTCGACGGCGACCGTCAGGCCGACCAGGTGAACCACGCCGGCGTGCACAAGGCGGTGTACGCCTACTCCCGCGAGGATCTGGACTTCTGGGCCGCCGAACTCGGCCGTGAGATCGAGGACGGATTCGTCGGCGAGAACCTCACCGTCACCGGCTACGACGTCAGCCACGCCGTGGTCGGCGAGCGCTGGCGGGTCGGCGGCGTGGAGCTCGAGGTCGCGCAGCCGCGGATCCCGTGCTGGAAGCTCGGGGTGCGGGCCGGCGACCAGAGCATGACCCGCCGCTTCGAGCTCGCGCTGCGGCCCGGCGCCTATCTGCGGGTGGTCGCCGAGGGCGACGTCGGCGCCGGCGACCGGCTCGAGGTTCTGTCCCGGCCGGCGCACGGCTTCACCGTCGCCGACGGTTCCCGCATCTTCCACCGCGACCGAGCCGAGGCGGCGCGGCTGCTGGAGGTCGCCGAGCTCGCGCCGCCGCTGAAGCAGTGGGCGCGCAAGCGGCTCGGGATCCCCGAGGACGGCGCCGGGGGCGGAAGCGAATCCGAGGCCTGA
- a CDS encoding ABC transporter ATP-binding protein — protein MEPEFAFAFRGVQTTVGRFRLRDVSFALPQGYVMGFVGANGAGKTTSIRCLLGMQRIERGEIEVLGHRVPAPVALRQDVGVVLDHTYLVGEWRLSEVERAVGPFYDRWDTARYHDLLDGFGLDARARVKDLSRGMAVKLMIAIALSHRARLLVFDEPTSGLDPVARDELSQILGDFLTDERHSILFSTHITSDLERIGDYLTLIHDGRIVATGTKDEILDGFRIVRGGPDDLADVVGVPLIGLRRTGVGVEAMVATEDAGLLGDRVVIDPPSLEEIAVHIGSRENTRVPAEEYS, from the coding sequence GTGGAACCAGAGTTCGCCTTCGCCTTCCGCGGAGTGCAGACCACAGTGGGCCGATTCCGGCTGCGGGACGTCAGCTTCGCGCTTCCGCAGGGTTATGTCATGGGGTTCGTCGGGGCCAACGGCGCCGGCAAGACCACCTCGATCCGGTGCCTGCTGGGGATGCAGCGGATCGAGCGGGGCGAGATCGAGGTGCTCGGGCACCGGGTCCCGGCCCCGGTCGCGCTCCGGCAGGACGTGGGGGTGGTGCTGGACCACACCTACCTGGTCGGGGAATGGCGGCTGAGCGAGGTGGAACGGGCCGTCGGGCCGTTCTACGACCGCTGGGACACCGCGCGGTACCACGACCTGCTCGACGGGTTCGGCCTGGACGCCCGGGCCCGGGTCAAGGACCTGTCGCGCGGCATGGCCGTGAAGCTCATGATCGCGATCGCGCTGTCGCACCGCGCCCGGCTGCTCGTCTTCGACGAGCCGACCAGCGGGCTGGACCCGGTGGCCCGCGACGAGCTGTCCCAGATCCTCGGCGACTTCCTCACCGACGAGCGGCACAGCATCCTGTTCTCCACGCACATCACCTCCGACCTGGAGCGCATCGGCGACTACCTGACGCTCATCCACGACGGCCGGATCGTCGCCACCGGGACCAAGGACGAGATCCTGGACGGCTTCCGCATCGTGCGCGGCGGCCCGGACGACCTCGCGGACGTCGTCGGCGTCCCGCTCATCGGGCTCCGGCGCACCGGCGTCGGCGTGGAGGCGATGGTCGCCACCGAGGACGCCGGGCTGCTCGGCGACCGGGTCGTGATCGATCCGCCCAGCCTGGAGGAGATCGCCGTCCACATCGGATCGCGCGAGAACACCCGCGTCCCCGCCGAGGAGTACTCATGA
- a CDS encoding ABC-2 transporter permease: protein MTALTRAALLDLRTIAPYRRQVIFTPLLVVAIMINRPEVIVPGLVLLCAATTAGFPFMVSDRSDLETLYAVLPLTRRSLLLGHYLWATAVFAVTVGLGTPVALILARQQHDAFSGHTVATVVTLSWAAFALTVSIQFPLFVRFGFTKSGLLATTLPISIVAVAATRLHLRYTPDATGFALFAAGGAALLAVSMVATTLVDPRRMRPPASVSASTSAPMSASASASASASDRG from the coding sequence ATGACAGCCCTCACCCGCGCCGCCCTGCTGGATCTGCGCACCATCGCGCCCTACCGCCGCCAGGTCATCTTCACGCCGCTGCTGGTGGTGGCGATCATGATCAACCGTCCGGAGGTCATCGTGCCGGGGCTGGTCCTGCTGTGCGCCGCGACGACCGCCGGCTTCCCGTTCATGGTCTCCGACCGTTCGGACCTGGAGACTCTCTACGCCGTCCTGCCCCTGACCCGGCGCTCGCTCCTGCTCGGCCACTACCTGTGGGCGACGGCGGTCTTCGCCGTCACCGTTGGGCTCGGCACACCCGTGGCGCTGATCCTGGCCCGGCAACAGCACGACGCGTTCAGCGGGCACACCGTCGCGACCGTCGTGACGCTGTCCTGGGCGGCGTTCGCGCTGACCGTCTCGATCCAGTTCCCGCTGTTCGTCCGGTTCGGTTTCACCAAGTCCGGCCTGCTGGCCACGACCCTGCCGATCAGCATCGTCGCGGTCGCCGCCACCCGCCTGCACCTGCGCTACACGCCGGACGCGACGGGCTTCGCGCTGTTCGCGGCCGGCGGTGCGGCCCTGCTCGCGGTCTCCATGGTCGCCACGACCTTGGTTGATCCCCGCCGGATGCGCCCGCCGGCATCGGTATCGGCATCAACGTCGGCACCGATGTCGGCATCGGCATCGGCATCGGCGTCGGCGTCGGACAGGGGCTGA
- a CDS encoding DUF4232 domain-containing protein, which yields MHRFSRSTGALAAVAAVSALTMAGCGSSTNTKSAGGSGTTVTTAATSSASSPTAVSSPTTASNPTSASSPTSAGDPTGISAAPSTAPSTTAGSAAGSADPAHCGGLAEKLVPLSGAASGNTFTDLVATNNGTTACTLSAQPDLKYLDAHDQPLAVSFSSDPQLKPYTLAPGASAAMVIGYGSDGNGVCVAIAAVRVTPPGDDLPFAGRTHCAHDTAYEEGWVAGTYSAPH from the coding sequence ATGCATCGGTTCTCTCGGTCCACGGGGGCGTTGGCGGCGGTCGCGGCCGTCAGCGCACTGACGATGGCCGGCTGCGGCTCCAGCACCAACACCAAAAGCGCGGGCGGCTCCGGCACCACGGTGACGACCGCCGCCACCAGCAGTGCTTCCAGTCCGACCGCTGTTTCAAGCCCGACCACTGCTTCGAACCCGACCAGCGCTTCCAGCCCGACCAGTGCCGGCGATCCGACCGGTATCTCCGCGGCGCCTTCCACGGCGCCTTCCACGACCGCCGGCTCTGCGGCCGGATCCGCGGATCCGGCGCACTGCGGCGGACTGGCCGAGAAGCTGGTGCCGCTGTCCGGTGCCGCGTCCGGGAACACGTTCACCGACCTCGTCGCCACCAACAACGGCACCACCGCCTGCACGCTGTCGGCGCAGCCCGACCTGAAGTATCTCGACGCGCACGATCAGCCGCTGGCGGTCTCCTTCAGCTCGGATCCGCAGCTGAAGCCGTACACCCTGGCCCCGGGCGCCTCGGCCGCGATGGTCATCGGTTACGGCAGCGACGGCAACGGCGTTTGCGTGGCGATCGCCGCCGTGCGCGTCACGCCGCCGGGTGACGACCTTCCGTTCGCCGGCCGGACTCACTGCGCGCACGACACCGCCTACGAAGAAGGCTGGGTCGCCGGGACGTACTCCGCCCCGCACTGA
- the hemW gene encoding radical SAM family heme chaperone HemW, producing MPGVLPDGEPVPADGSLPPQALAEPDLSGTPLAFYIHVPYCATRCGYCDFNTYTASELGGGASQATYGATAIEEIRLAREVLGGADLPVRTVFFGGGTPTMLPAADLVALLGAVRDEFGLAPDAEVTTEANPESVNPAYLAELRAGGFTRISFGMQSAREHVLRILDRRHTPGRPEACVREAREAGFEHVNLDLIYGTPGESDDDWRASLDAAIGAAPDHVSAYSLIVEDGTRLAARVKRGELPMIDDDVHADRYLIAEEALSAAGYSWYEVSNWAASPQGRSQHNLLYWTGANWWGVGPGAHSHVGGTRWWNVKHPSAYSQRIAAGQSPAHAREVLDAEDRRVERILLELRLDSGCDISILKPAGRKAAIGAAAAGLLDPRSLAEGFAVLTLKGRLLADAVVRDLVD from the coding sequence ATGCCAGGTGTCCTTCCCGACGGTGAACCCGTCCCCGCAGACGGATCGCTGCCGCCGCAGGCCCTCGCCGAGCCCGACCTGTCCGGCACCCCGCTCGCGTTCTACATCCACGTCCCGTACTGCGCGACCCGCTGCGGCTACTGCGACTTCAACACCTACACCGCCTCCGAACTCGGCGGCGGCGCCTCGCAGGCCACCTACGGCGCCACCGCGATCGAGGAGATCCGGTTGGCGCGCGAGGTGCTCGGCGGTGCGGACCTGCCGGTGCGGACCGTGTTCTTCGGCGGCGGTACGCCGACCATGCTCCCGGCCGCCGATCTCGTCGCGCTGCTCGGCGCGGTCCGGGACGAGTTCGGGCTGGCGCCGGACGCCGAGGTCACGACGGAGGCCAACCCCGAGTCGGTGAACCCCGCGTATCTGGCCGAGCTGCGGGCCGGCGGGTTCACCCGGATCTCCTTCGGGATGCAGAGCGCGCGCGAGCACGTGCTGCGGATCCTGGACCGCCGGCACACCCCGGGGCGGCCCGAGGCCTGTGTGCGCGAGGCGCGCGAGGCTGGGTTCGAGCACGTCAACCTCGACCTGATCTACGGCACGCCCGGCGAGAGCGACGACGACTGGCGCGCTTCCCTGGACGCCGCGATCGGCGCGGCCCCCGACCACGTCTCGGCGTACTCGCTGATCGTCGAGGACGGCACCCGCCTGGCGGCCCGGGTCAAGCGCGGCGAGCTGCCGATGATCGACGACGACGTCCACGCCGACCGTTACCTGATCGCCGAGGAGGCGCTGAGCGCCGCCGGCTACTCCTGGTACGAGGTTTCCAACTGGGCCGCCTCGCCGCAGGGCCGCTCGCAGCACAACCTGCTCTACTGGACCGGCGCCAACTGGTGGGGCGTCGGCCCCGGCGCGCACAGCCACGTCGGCGGCACGCGCTGGTGGAACGTCAAGCATCCCAGCGCCTACTCGCAGCGCATCGCGGCCGGCCAGTCCCCGGCGCACGCCCGCGAGGTGCTGGACGCCGAGGACCGGCGCGTCGAGCGGATCCTGTTGGAACTGCGGCTGGACTCCGGCTGTGACATCAGCATCCTCAAACCGGCCGGCCGCAAGGCCGCGATCGGCGCCGCGGCCGCCGGACTGCTTGATCCGCGGTCACTGGCCGAGGGGTTTGCAGTCCTTACGCTGAAGGGAAGACTGCTGGCAGACGCGGTTGTCCGGGATCTCGTGGACTGA
- the dnaJ gene encoding molecular chaperone DnaJ yields the protein MSTDYYSVLGVRRDATQDEIKKAYRRLARELHPDVNPDPGTQERFKEIGMAYEVLSDPQKRQMYDLGGDPRSAGAGAGGFAGFGFTDIMDAFFGGQTSRGPRSRVRKGNDALIRIEIELADAAFGSAREISVDTAVICVACSGEGSAPGTHPVTCDMCNGRGEVSQVTRSFLGQVMTSRPCPQCQGFGTVVPSPCPECSGEGRVRTRRKLTVKIPPGVDNGTRIQLAGEGEVGPGGGPAGDLFIEIVELPHQIFQRRGDDLHCTMTLPMTAASLGTKLPLETLDGPAEIDVRPGTQSGHAITLRGRGIQHLRGTGRGDLVVHVEVKTPSKLDPEQEELLRRLAKLRGEERPSGEFAPGQQKLFSRLRDAFNAR from the coding sequence GTGTCGACGGATTACTACAGCGTTCTGGGTGTGCGGCGTGACGCCACGCAGGACGAGATCAAGAAGGCGTACCGGCGCCTGGCCCGTGAACTGCACCCGGACGTCAACCCGGATCCGGGGACGCAAGAGCGGTTCAAAGAGATAGGCATGGCGTACGAGGTCCTGTCGGACCCGCAGAAGCGCCAGATGTACGACCTCGGCGGCGACCCGCGGAGCGCCGGGGCCGGCGCGGGCGGCTTCGCCGGCTTCGGGTTCACCGACATCATGGACGCCTTCTTCGGCGGCCAGACCTCGCGCGGGCCGCGTTCGCGGGTCCGCAAGGGCAACGACGCGCTGATCCGGATCGAGATCGAGCTGGCCGACGCCGCCTTCGGCTCGGCGCGCGAGATCAGCGTGGACACCGCGGTGATCTGCGTGGCCTGCTCCGGCGAGGGCTCGGCCCCGGGCACCCACCCGGTCACCTGCGACATGTGCAACGGCCGCGGCGAGGTCTCCCAGGTCACCCGCTCGTTCCTGGGCCAGGTCATGACCTCCCGGCCGTGCCCGCAGTGCCAGGGCTTCGGCACGGTGGTCCCCTCGCCGTGCCCGGAGTGCAGCGGCGAGGGCCGGGTGCGCACCCGGCGCAAGCTGACCGTGAAGATCCCGCCGGGCGTCGACAACGGCACCCGGATCCAGCTCGCCGGCGAGGGCGAGGTCGGCCCCGGCGGCGGTCCGGCCGGCGACCTGTTCATCGAGATCGTCGAGCTGCCGCACCAGATCTTCCAGCGCCGCGGGGACGACCTGCACTGCACGATGACGCTGCCGATGACCGCCGCCTCGCTGGGCACGAAGCTGCCTCTGGAGACCCTGGACGGCCCCGCCGAGATCGACGTGCGCCCCGGCACCCAGTCCGGCCACGCGATCACCCTGCGCGGCCGCGGCATCCAGCACCTGCGCGGGACCGGTCGCGGCGACCTGGTCGTGCACGTCGAGGTGAAGACCCCGTCGAAGCTGGACCCGGAGCAGGAGGAACTGCTGCGCCGGCTGGCCAAGCTGCGCGGCGAGGAGCGCCCCTCCGGGGAGTTCGCGCCCGGGCAGCAGAAGCTGTTCTCGCGGCTGCGGGACGCCTTCAACGCCCGCTGA
- a CDS encoding MBL fold metallo-hydrolase yields the protein MTTWTETADRVFIRRFDPVNVTVTAVLGGDGVLVADTRCSVQEGRELREELAELTPLPVRWVVNTHTHFDHMWGNAAFDVPHQVPPADFWGHENLPDFDRADPEFATFSEYLLREGGPEWQAKLDELVVRKPDHLVAREHTLDLGGRIAELRHIGRGHTDNDLVVWLPDTAVAISGDLIEQSGPVAYGSDSFPLDWPFTLAALSGLTGQDATYVPGHGDPSDRGFLQGQQEFVTAVAEQIKALHADGVPVERAVEAGSWPIEDAAHFAQAVKRGYAQLSGELP from the coding sequence ATGACCACCTGGACCGAGACCGCCGACCGCGTCTTCATCCGCCGCTTCGACCCCGTGAACGTCACCGTGACCGCCGTTCTGGGCGGGGACGGCGTCCTGGTCGCCGACACCCGGTGCAGCGTCCAGGAGGGCCGGGAACTGCGCGAGGAGTTGGCCGAGCTCACACCGCTGCCGGTGCGCTGGGTCGTCAACACGCACACGCATTTCGACCACATGTGGGGCAACGCCGCCTTCGACGTGCCGCACCAGGTGCCGCCGGCGGACTTCTGGGGCCACGAGAACCTGCCGGACTTCGACCGCGCCGACCCGGAGTTCGCGACGTTCAGCGAGTACCTGCTGCGCGAGGGCGGCCCGGAGTGGCAGGCGAAGTTGGACGAGCTGGTGGTCCGCAAACCCGACCACCTCGTCGCCCGCGAGCACACGCTCGATCTCGGCGGCCGAATCGCCGAACTGCGCCACATCGGCCGCGGCCACACCGACAACGACCTGGTGGTCTGGCTGCCGGACACAGCAGTCGCGATCAGCGGCGACCTCATCGAGCAGTCCGGCCCGGTGGCCTACGGCAGCGACTCCTTCCCGCTGGACTGGCCGTTCACGCTGGCCGCCCTGAGCGGGCTCACCGGGCAGGACGCCACCTACGTCCCGGGCCACGGCGACCCCTCGGACCGCGGATTCCTTCAGGGGCAACAGGAATTCGTCACCGCGGTGGCCGAGCAGATCAAGGCCCTGCACGCCGACGGCGTCCCGGTCGAGCGCGCGGTGGAGGCCGGAAGCTGGCCGATCGAGGACGCCGCGCACTTCGCCCAGGCGGTCAAGCGCGGCTACGCCCAGCTGTCCGGCGAGCTCCCGTAG